A segment of the Elaeis guineensis isolate ETL-2024a chromosome 6, EG11, whole genome shotgun sequence genome:
TCAGTGTTTTGTCCAGTTTTTACTGGTACAGCACATGCAAAATCATCCCAATTTTGTTGTGAAAAGATTTACcaaaacctttttttttctttctttgtacAAAAAAACCTTCAACATCAATTCTATATTTCAGACTAAAATCAagctatgtttttttttttttttccccagaaCCTCATTCTTCTGAAAATATACCCTGCAAATGTCTTAATATGCTTCATTATCTCTATCCTAACTACCAATGATTACTTTGCACTATTCATAAATGATATTTTCAAGCTTCAGGATAGGCTTATATAAGTGAATCTCTACAATCCATGCAAACGGGGAAAGACCCAAGTCACAGACAACTTGGCATATTCCAGGATTAATTTACAAGCTATTTAATGATGCCATGTAAGTTAATATTAAAGGGGCAAAAGGTAATATTAACCTTCACAAGCTTGTATATCCTTTAGaaggacctaaattttttttttttaaaaaaaaaaaactatagcaTGTACATCACCCAACGTAAATAATTAGTTTTCCAAAGATTAGCCATGTAATAAATCTTCTTGCTATGCTGAAGAATATTCCACACTTAAAAGTTGACCAAAAACACTATCAGGATAGGACCAATAATTGGTTGACAAAAAATGTTAGGAATGAAAAAATAATGATGGAACCCACAATTGAAGGTCAAATTTTATCTATTTCTCACTAAATTAGATTTGCACTACCAGTGCCCTATATAAAACTTCTCATGGCTGCATTTTGAACCTGaaaattgatttaaaattgatataggtAATCCAAAAGCAGTAATTGAATAGAAATACAGCTGAGAAGACTAAACGAATTGAAGCACCAAATGGGGAAGCCAGTCACCTTCCCACAAACAGGACAGGCTTCACTTCTCTCCATCCACTCGTATATACAGCTGAGGTGGAAATGATGAGTGCACTGCAGTATGATCCTTGGGTTCTCAGATGTGTACTCTGCACACAAAATCAGGAGAGAAAAGAAACGCTTAGATTGAATGCTACAAGCTTACTGAAGTCTGCATTAGATCAGCATATTGTGTATAAGAGATATTTGCTTACCATATCTACTTCCAAGAAAATTCAGCACAAGACAGATAGGAAATTTCAGCATAACGTAAAAACACATTTAGACAGTCCTTTATCAAGATTTGTTTCATCCAGAAATTAGCCATGGCAATGTGCATGATATCAGAATATATCAGAAGCACCAGCAAACATTGTCTCACTGCATGTAGCAAATTTTACCATCACAGTATAAATaactttgaatttctttggaaaaGGCTTCTTAATTCTCAACTATCAATGCCGCTCCTAATCAGAGAAGGCACATGCAGGTAGCATAACCAGTATCACACATAACCTGCTTCATGGCTAACTCGATATATGCTAAATAAAGCAATTTGCTCATTCCATAAGTGGAATATTCGGTGTTACCTGGATACTCGCATCTAGCTCCCAAAACCCATATTAGATATATATCAGATACTTGGGTACTTATAAGACTCATTTGGTTCGTGGAAATTAGAGAGGGGGAAGTGTGATTCCTGGGAAGTAGAAAATATTCCGCTTGTTTGGCTAGAGTTTCCAAAGGAAAGAgattagggaaaaaaaaaaaaaccctcccaTAGGAATAAAATTCCCATGTTTCATGGGAAAGAAAAACCCATGGGAGAGGTGGGTCTTGGAATTCCCATGGAATGGGAATTGAAGGCCCTTTTTTCTCGAAATATCTTTTTAATACCATCctcttatattatattaatataaatattgatatattaatatataaatattaatataacatctatattgataatatattaatatctatattaataaatattgtattaaaatttttaaattatattaatattatatttatattaatatttatataaagtttaagagcaaaaagatatgatcttatatttattaaagatataataggtattttatacaATTTTCTTTAGAAAATAAATGCTTAACCAAACATAAACCATTCAAAAATAAGTCACTTTCCTATGATCAACCAAACATGCCAAAACTATTTTCTAGACATCTTATTTCTAAAAATCAACTTCCCAGAAATAACATtccaaagaagaaaattttttccatGAACCAAACAAGTCCACAAAATTCTTTGGTAGTGACTTTCAAAGATTGAAAGAGTTGAACTCTCCCAACAATGAGTTGGTTCCTCTAATTGGATATTAGGAGTGAGTAATTGTTCTTCTTCAagatttgtcaaaaaaaaaaaatctttgtagcattttctttttaatgtttgaaatataatacttaaaggtataaatatatgtattttagttaaatttatatgTGAACTTATAGATTACTGTATCTCTCTTTTTACCTCTCATTAAGCCAAACACTTGGATATATGTCTGTATCTTATTCTCATATCCATTTTCAAGCAATAATGGGAATATTTAGTGTAGCCAGAGATAATGAAAATGAAGATATATGCAAGACAATAATCCTGCCAGAATTGGaactgtttttgttttggaagttaAGATTATTCCTAAGGATTAAAGATGTGTGGCAAGATCTTACCTGAGCATTATGAACTCCAAGCAGTTAGCTTTTACATATTCTTTTCTTCTTAACAATTTGGCATGTTTTGCTATACCTTACCTTACACTCTAAAGTTCTTGTACATTAAGAAATCAACAAGTTCATCTCATTCAATGGAATAAACTAGTCATGCGTGGTATCTAGAATGAAGAGTGTATAGAACTGGCTTCTTGAAATGCACCTTCAAGGCAAGTTGGACAcacatcttcatcttcagatgaagAATAAACATATGGAACTGCACTTGCCACTTCTGTTGACAGGTGATCCAGTGAAGACTCAGGGCAGCATATCTTGGGTCCCCCTTCATAGTCAGATCTACCCCACGATTTTGCTGTGCCTGTTGATTCTTTGTCAGTATCATTGTTGCATCTGATTGGTTGAGAAACCTCATGGAAATGAGCCGATCCTTTATTGCCCCTTGACACAAGCCCATGACGATGCTGTAACTGGGAACATCTAGGATCGTCAAAAGGTAAAGGCCTTGGAGGAGGATGGTAAGTATCAACTATGGAATTTCCTTCAATGAGAGATGGAGAGGCTAAAGAAGCTGCTCCCTGCTCAGATGAAGGGGAAACACGCACTTGTTCTCTTTGAAATAATGCAATGTACTGCAGATAATACAAAGAAAAAACAGAAATAAGGCTCATTATTCACACATAATGCTCAAATAAAACTGATTCTCTAAATATTCTCTCACTTCAGTAGTAGCCACAATGCATCAAAAGATTCAAAACTATTTGCTTCTTGGAATCAAAATTTAGCCAAATACTGAGGCCCTTGTATATTACCTCCAAAACATGACAATGACAACATTGCAATATTATCAGTCAAAAACTGATTCAAGCATATACTGCTTCTACATACTAAAGAAATGATTTCTAATTACCTAGATTTCAAGAATAAAGAAGTCAAGAGAGATGAAACAGAAGAATCATGGGTTTGTACGAGTAAATAGTAACATGAAAATCTAGAAGATCACAATTATTCACAATTTCACATGAAATAAGTGCAAACAATATGCTAAAACATACTTCCATGACATATAGAAGCATGGACTCTTGTATTACAACAGTATAGTTTAGACAAAAAGTGAAGTATTGCTTCAACCTGAATCCTTATGAGATGTATGGTTGAAAATCTTGACAAAATAAATTAAGATAGAACAAATTAAGACCGCTAGCAACCATGCAAGGTTTAAAACCTGAAGGAACTGAATGATATAACCTGAAATATATCCAGGTTCTACCAAGGAAAAACAACAAAGTACCTCCGGGTCACTGGATCTACAACACCATGGCAAACAAGCAGTAGTTAGCAAGCTGTGTACAGAAATGTTAAACCTTCATGTGTCGCACTGATATACCTATGACAAGCATGCAAATTTCAAAGACAGATAAAATATTAGTTATGGCCAGAACCAtgattttaaatcccgtgggacagGACTATCCCGATTTTCTCGTGGGATTGGATGCATGGACGTCCCGCTCCATCCCGACACTTGAAAGAGATAAAATCCCAAGACGTCTCGATTGGGATGCTGAAACGCTAGCGGAAGAGTCCTATCCCGACACATAGGATGGTATCCCATCCCAGTGTCCTGCGGAATGTCCTGCTGGCCAAAACCTCAACTACTTGACTCACAAGGTGTTAGTTTCACTCTACTTCAGCCTTTAACAAGCCTTCTGAAGGGTTATAGGCGTGCATTTAATTAGAATGCTTTACTAACAGTTAAATGTGAACAGCCTAAATAAGTTATTTTAAAAGTAAGCTTGCAATACCAACTAACAGTGGCAAAAGCATATAGCTTGTTTAGCAGTTAGCCTTTGGAAGCTTCTACCTAGGGTAATACACCAATTTTGGAATCTTCCTGGAATCTCCAACTCGTACCCACTCCCTAAGCGCCTCCTTACTACAAGCATATCTTAAAAATCCACTTCCCTGCACCCACACCAAATTCTGGCAACTAGGGCATAGCATTGTTTTTGGTTTCCCAAAATGGCTTAACAAGAGcattttctttgaattttttatagGGCAACAACTGTTCACATGTTTGATGTTTGGTAAATGCATAGCACAAAACTGATTTTTAAAAAAGCAACATGAAAGAAAGTGGGTCatgcagaaaaataataataataataagtgaaGGTAGAAATATAGATGCATACAAGCCTAATGTAGTTCGACTCCATGGAAAAAACCTAGTATGAATTGGATAAGGAtctaggatttagagctggaatCAACCCATAGGGGTTGAGTCCAACTCAAGCCAAGTTTGATGGTCTAATTTACAGTTCGGCAATTCTGATTCAGATCTATTTAATTATAATGGATTGAATCTAACTCTGCAAGACTTGAGGGCTGGTTAGTTGATAAGTTCTACTAAAATAGGTAGACAAAATAGTCAAAGTGAAGGAGTCTTACAAAAATGGTTGATTGGTTGTTTTCCATAAAATCTTCTTTACC
Coding sequences within it:
- the LOC105046678 gene encoding E3 ubiquitin-protein ligase At3g02290, with the protein product MGSVFCCLRADDYEENENPNTPVCSSCFAQQIINVYIALFQREQVRVSPSSEQGAASLASPSLIEGNSIVDTYHPPPRPLPFDDPRCSQLQHRHGLVSRGNKGSAHFHEVSQPIRCNNDTDKESTGTAKSWGRSDYEGGPKICCPESSLDHLSTEVASAVPYVYSSSEDEDVCPTCLEEYTSENPRIILQCTHHFHLSCIYEWMERSEACPVCGKVMIFNETA